One part of the Lentisphaera araneosa HTCC2155 genome encodes these proteins:
- a CDS encoding Gldg family protein, whose protein sequence is MSSFFRSVKAISKREYKSYFSSSLAYVFLIAFLVTSAIFSFKIADWYKLNEASMRVLFDFHPYLYLFFIPAVGMRMWSEEDRVGSLELLLTMPVTVWQAVIGKFIAAWAFLATALLLTFPMVVTCYYLGDPDTGRIIAGYGGSLLLGGMCLALCGVCSSLTQNQVTSYICSFLLMLIFMVAGMQQLGIEALLNSVLPSDVVETLIFFSIIPHIASLARGVFDLRDFIYFFSIMLFGLGSTVAILRCRKASHKFNRPITAVVIGLVFVSVVIVNLIFRNVSVRVDLSADKLYTLSDASKKVIQQLESPARIRFYFSRSTPGVSMEQKALARRVEDLLREYAEESNGKLKLELIDPQPGSPGETSARFDGLQEIKMGQQGIMYLGVAVTYQDKVMTIPAFTKDEEDQMELNVTRLLSSAQKVEKPMIIFQSSLPVTGLQADPSSGRIKDEPEWSIITEMRIDYTLLQMRPKVKVIPDKVEMVVLVHPETLSEESMYALDQYLMRGGKILCFLDNFSLVEGKFNKGTSQKGRMSQMSSLLGFSEAWGVRYVPEELVADKDLKTPVKGKENPFMLSLSPENLKSDEPFFTNVEKLHIPYAGYLDYRPIDGIKYEVLMKSSRNNLGVKRQDALKSRSILQQITQEADEKILAMRVSGEFKSAFQKYLPTGADKEKHVKQATKAAEVILVSDADMLHDSFQTNIQHLFNGRRERVSISDNTVFFLNVLDTALNDGSLLGLRGRRFKRRNFAYVYQRQIDEYDAKLDEIESLQLEHAKSGRTVSQLESKMVRQLILNPDEKKALAEKKESRDKADLRLKEIESELKASAQAFEKRVFYWNLYLPPLMVLLILLIRWLVSLSYKRRAA, encoded by the coding sequence GTGAGTAGTTTTTTCCGTTCAGTTAAAGCGATTAGCAAGCGCGAATATAAATCGTACTTTAGCTCGTCTTTAGCCTATGTGTTTTTGATCGCTTTCTTGGTGACGTCAGCAATTTTTAGTTTTAAGATTGCCGATTGGTACAAGCTCAACGAAGCGAGTATGCGAGTTCTTTTTGACTTTCATCCCTACCTCTATTTATTTTTCATTCCTGCCGTGGGCATGCGCATGTGGTCAGAAGAAGATCGTGTGGGAAGTTTAGAACTTCTCTTGACGATGCCTGTGACGGTTTGGCAGGCGGTGATAGGTAAGTTTATAGCTGCGTGGGCTTTTTTAGCGACAGCTCTTTTACTCACTTTCCCCATGGTAGTCACTTGTTATTACCTTGGCGATCCCGACACGGGGCGAATTATTGCTGGTTATGGTGGTAGTTTATTACTCGGTGGCATGTGTCTGGCTCTTTGCGGCGTGTGCTCGTCCTTAACTCAGAATCAAGTGACGAGTTATATATGTAGTTTCCTGTTGATGTTAATCTTTATGGTGGCAGGCATGCAGCAGTTAGGTATCGAAGCCCTACTCAATAGTGTCTTACCTAGCGATGTGGTGGAGACGTTGATTTTCTTCAGTATCATCCCACATATTGCGAGTTTAGCACGTGGCGTTTTTGATCTACGTGACTTCATTTACTTCTTCAGCATTATGCTTTTCGGCTTAGGTAGTACCGTAGCGATTTTACGTTGCCGCAAAGCGTCACACAAATTCAATCGCCCGATTACAGCCGTGGTGATTGGACTCGTATTTGTGAGTGTGGTGATTGTGAATTTGATTTTCAGAAATGTTTCCGTGCGTGTGGATTTATCGGCAGATAAGCTTTATACCCTCAGTGATGCCAGTAAAAAAGTCATTCAGCAACTGGAAAGTCCGGCTCGCATTCGCTTCTACTTTTCACGTAGTACTCCAGGTGTGAGTATGGAGCAAAAAGCTTTGGCTCGTCGAGTCGAAGACCTCTTGCGTGAGTATGCCGAGGAATCAAATGGGAAACTCAAGTTAGAACTTATCGATCCTCAACCGGGAAGTCCAGGTGAAACCTCGGCACGATTTGATGGCCTTCAGGAAATCAAAATGGGCCAACAGGGAATCATGTACCTCGGTGTAGCAGTGACTTATCAAGATAAAGTGATGACAATTCCTGCTTTTACCAAGGATGAAGAAGATCAGATGGAACTGAACGTGACGCGACTGCTTTCATCAGCACAAAAAGTAGAAAAGCCAATGATTATCTTTCAGTCCTCTCTCCCAGTTACCGGTTTACAAGCCGATCCAAGTTCAGGTCGAATTAAAGATGAGCCCGAGTGGTCAATTATCACGGAAATGCGTATAGATTACACGCTCTTACAAATGCGTCCAAAAGTGAAAGTGATTCCCGATAAAGTTGAAATGGTTGTGTTAGTTCACCCTGAAACATTGTCAGAAGAAAGTATGTATGCTTTGGATCAGTACTTAATGCGTGGCGGTAAAATTTTGTGTTTCTTAGATAACTTCTCGCTCGTGGAAGGGAAGTTTAATAAAGGTACGAGTCAAAAAGGGCGTATGTCGCAAATGAGTTCCTTACTAGGCTTTTCAGAAGCTTGGGGTGTACGTTATGTACCTGAAGAATTAGTCGCTGATAAAGATTTAAAGACACCAGTAAAAGGGAAAGAAAACCCCTTTATGTTGAGCTTGAGTCCTGAGAATTTGAAAAGTGATGAACCGTTTTTTACCAATGTAGAAAAGCTTCACATTCCTTATGCCGGTTACTTAGATTATCGCCCGATTGATGGCATAAAATACGAAGTCTTAATGAAGAGTAGCCGCAATAACCTGGGTGTGAAGCGTCAGGATGCCTTAAAGAGTCGTTCCATTCTTCAGCAAATAACTCAAGAAGCGGATGAAAAGATTCTCGCCATGCGTGTGAGTGGAGAATTTAAGAGTGCGTTCCAGAAGTATTTGCCCACAGGTGCCGACAAAGAAAAGCACGTCAAGCAGGCGACAAAAGCCGCTGAAGTAATTTTAGTTAGTGATGCGGATATGTTGCACGATAGCTTCCAAACGAATATCCAACATTTGTTTAACGGCCGTCGTGAACGCGTGTCGATTAGCGATAATACGGTTTTCTTTTTAAATGTCCTCGACACAGCACTCAATGACGGGAGTCTTTTAGGTTTACGTGGTCGTCGTTTTAAGCGCCGTAACTTTGCTTATGTTTACCAGCGTCAAATTGATGAGTACGATGCGAAATTGGACGAAATTGAAAGCTTGCAATTAGAGCATGCTAAGTCTGGCCGCACAGTGAGTCAATTGGAAAGTAAAATGGTGCGTCAGTTAATTTTGAACCCTGATGAAAAGAAGGCTTTGGCAGAAAAGAAAGAAAGCCGAGACAAAGCTGATTTGAGGCTCAAAGAAATCGAATCTGAACTGAAAGCCAGCGCCCAGGCGTTTGAAAAGAGAGTCTTTTATTGGAACCTCTATTTACCACCACTGATGGTGTTGCTAATTTTATTAATAAGGTGGCTTGTGAGCTTAAGTTATAAGAGGAGAGCGGCATGA
- a CDS encoding methylenetetrahydrofolate reductase, giving the protein MTKISIELVPHAAEEITCELKGIQEAFPKVNTVNIPDIVRLPTRSWEACGFCAPMLERDIPHLRACDFDLSKAQLLHDIMAEYKFDEVLLVGGDFFEGREHFDTSTVDFIKFFKTNYPDVKVYGAIDPYRADFETEMKYLKEKMAVGIDGFFTQPFFDLELLAKWIEALKDQVVYWGLSPVLSAKSQAYWEKRNLVNFPKDFVPELEWNAQFAADAIELIDKYNSCLYFMPIRIPVVDYLNAIIPKSKILGSLLR; this is encoded by the coding sequence ATGACAAAAATTTCCATTGAACTCGTCCCTCACGCAGCTGAAGAAATCACTTGCGAACTCAAAGGGATCCAAGAAGCCTTTCCAAAAGTCAACACTGTAAACATTCCCGACATCGTCCGTTTACCGACTCGTAGCTGGGAAGCCTGTGGCTTTTGTGCCCCCATGCTCGAACGTGACATTCCCCATTTACGCGCTTGTGATTTTGATCTAAGCAAAGCACAACTGCTTCATGATATCATGGCTGAATACAAATTTGATGAAGTACTTCTAGTTGGAGGCGACTTCTTTGAAGGCAGAGAACACTTTGATACATCGACGGTTGACTTTATTAAATTTTTCAAAACAAACTACCCAGACGTCAAAGTTTATGGTGCGATCGACCCTTACAGAGCTGATTTTGAAACTGAAATGAAGTATCTCAAAGAAAAAATGGCGGTTGGTATAGATGGCTTTTTCACGCAACCTTTCTTCGACTTAGAACTATTAGCCAAGTGGATCGAAGCGCTCAAGGACCAAGTCGTTTACTGGGGCCTTAGTCCAGTCCTAAGCGCTAAGAGTCAAGCCTACTGGGAAAAACGCAATCTGGTTAATTTCCCTAAAGATTTTGTACCTGAACTCGAATGGAATGCTCAATTTGCCGCCGATGCGATTGAACTCATCGACAAGTATAATTCTTGCCTGTATTTCATGCCCATTCGCATCCCTGTAGTTGATTACCTCAACGCCATTATCCCAAAGAGTAAAATCTTAGGCTCACTCCTACGCTAG
- a CDS encoding ABC transporter ATP-binding protein, whose translation MIEVNNLVRYFGDIRAVNQVSLSVEKGDILGFIGPNGAGKSTTIRMITGYLSPSSGEVKICGKSMADNEMFCKSQIGYLPETAPLYHDMSVKSFLAFTAELRGIDGGDRKTAVDAVIQKCFLERVAYQNIGTLSKGYRQRTCFAQSVLHDPPILILDEPTDGMDPNQKFEIRKIIEGFGKEKAVMISTHILEEVEALCTRVVVMRRGEVVANESVSDFKSRGDKLADNFRDLTLPNGGADW comes from the coding sequence ATGATAGAAGTTAATAATTTAGTGCGCTATTTTGGAGATATCCGTGCGGTAAATCAAGTCAGCCTTTCAGTAGAAAAAGGTGACATTTTAGGATTTATTGGACCCAATGGAGCAGGGAAGTCAACAACTATCAGGATGATTACAGGGTATTTGAGCCCAAGTTCTGGCGAAGTTAAAATTTGTGGCAAGAGCATGGCGGATAATGAAATGTTCTGTAAATCTCAAATCGGCTATTTACCTGAAACAGCCCCGCTGTATCACGATATGTCAGTGAAGTCATTCTTGGCTTTTACTGCTGAGTTGCGAGGGATTGATGGTGGAGATAGAAAAACTGCGGTTGATGCCGTTATTCAAAAATGTTTTCTCGAGCGCGTGGCGTATCAAAATATTGGAACTTTATCAAAAGGTTATCGCCAACGGACGTGTTTTGCTCAGTCAGTCTTACATGATCCCCCCATTTTGATTTTGGATGAACCAACGGATGGTATGGATCCCAATCAAAAGTTTGAGATTCGTAAAATTATTGAAGGATTCGGAAAAGAAAAAGCGGTGATGATTTCTACACATATTTTAGAAGAGGTCGAGGCACTTTGTACCCGTGTCGTCGTTATGAGACGTGGTGAAGTAGTCGCTAACGAGAGTGTGAGTGACTTTAAATCTCGAGGTGATAAGCTCGCAGATAACTTCCGTGATTTAACTTTACCTAACGGAGGAGCTGACTGGTGA
- a CDS encoding VOC family protein → MYERNYGIIISVDDLDRAREFYRDTLLLGAPVVDSNHWVEFQLSNGLVLGVRQQPNASAQKGCNTMWVYYSVNYSDIREQLLDAGFAPLKIAAPPVGLKAEIFSDPEGNRFTLAQKPQ, encoded by the coding sequence GTGTACGAAAGAAATTATGGTATCATCATCAGCGTCGATGATTTAGATAGAGCGCGTGAATTTTACCGTGATACGTTATTGCTCGGTGCGCCTGTAGTTGACTCGAATCACTGGGTTGAGTTCCAATTGAGTAATGGTTTAGTTTTAGGTGTTCGTCAGCAGCCAAATGCTTCAGCTCAAAAGGGTTGTAATACCATGTGGGTTTATTATTCTGTGAACTACAGTGATATCCGCGAACAGTTACTTGATGCTGGCTTTGCTCCCTTAAAAATTGCCGCACCTCCAGTCGGTCTGAAGGCAGAGATTTTTTCTGACCCTGAAGGCAATAGATTTACTTTGGCACAGAAGCCTCAGTAA
- a CDS encoding DUF4340 domain-containing protein, translating to MKLKHLYRVLLISLGLLVLFFLTRKDEEVNRGTFRSGDVVFKDFKEIDTISLEQGPFKTDLHKVDGDWVVKNRFDFIADQKQINDVIEDLKGMKVAQTVDTRSQDMKFYALDKKSERMNERPVELSLNYKDGSAKSLFLGKSHNQGGKAAGRYYLDPDSNGVFISTQILRNTQADPRVWLRKFLPDYKSVLSASYFSRERLIWQAGRSQINKPFKFKYPTQLAKMSDQQTHGFMSQIFQSRYLDVEVARPISKVDFEGERLEFVDHVGRRYTLELVANVDKFIKCRMRLNTEADLSGSKDYDDVKQTLTEWHFMLSSRLLPYLQMKQ from the coding sequence ATGAAGCTAAAACATTTATATAGAGTTTTACTGATTAGCTTAGGTTTATTAGTTTTATTTTTTCTAACCCGAAAAGATGAAGAAGTTAATCGAGGTACTTTTCGTTCTGGAGATGTCGTTTTTAAAGACTTTAAAGAGATTGATACAATCAGTCTTGAACAAGGTCCGTTTAAAACTGACCTCCACAAAGTCGATGGCGATTGGGTGGTGAAGAACCGTTTTGATTTTATTGCGGACCAAAAACAAATCAATGATGTTATCGAAGATTTGAAGGGTATGAAAGTCGCACAGACAGTCGACACACGTAGTCAAGATATGAAGTTTTATGCTTTGGACAAAAAATCGGAACGCATGAACGAAAGGCCCGTAGAATTATCTTTAAATTATAAAGATGGCTCGGCGAAAAGTCTTTTCTTGGGTAAGTCCCATAATCAAGGCGGTAAAGCAGCTGGGCGTTATTATTTGGACCCCGATAGCAATGGGGTCTTTATCTCGACTCAAATTTTGCGAAATACGCAAGCTGACCCACGTGTGTGGTTAAGAAAGTTTTTACCTGATTATAAATCTGTACTTTCGGCTTCCTATTTCAGTCGCGAACGCCTGATTTGGCAAGCTGGACGTAGCCAGATTAATAAGCCCTTTAAATTTAAGTACCCGACACAATTAGCCAAAATGTCGGATCAACAGACTCATGGTTTCATGTCACAGATTTTTCAATCGCGTTATCTTGATGTAGAAGTGGCTCGTCCTATCAGTAAGGTCGATTTTGAAGGGGAACGTTTAGAGTTTGTGGATCACGTGGGCAGAAGATACACTTTGGAGTTGGTCGCCAATGTAGATAAATTTATTAAGTGTCGCATGCGTTTAAATACGGAGGCGGATCTTTCTGGTTCGAAAGATTATGATGATGTAAAGCAGACACTCACCGAGTGGCATTTTATGCTATCGAGCCGTTTACTTCCCTACTTGCAAATGAAGCAGTAA
- a CDS encoding thioredoxin-like domain-containing protein: MKKLAFIMLLLCFCVNAKDKKVDYTKAESWKSLEKYLVNEDGRKIKGLDLSKKDYVMIYFSASWCPPCRKFTPSLVEYYNKYAEKDKFELIFYTSDRSEKASEKYMQDYKMPWPTVKFSKMKYVDLKKYGGNGIPCLVLIDKEGKVLAHSYEGKKYRGPSVALKKMDELMGR, translated from the coding sequence ATGAAAAAACTAGCATTTATCATGTTATTATTATGCTTCTGCGTCAATGCAAAAGATAAAAAAGTCGATTACACAAAGGCAGAATCTTGGAAAAGTTTAGAAAAGTATCTTGTTAACGAAGATGGTCGTAAAATTAAAGGGCTTGACTTAAGTAAAAAAGATTATGTTATGATCTATTTCTCAGCTAGTTGGTGCCCACCGTGTCGTAAATTCACACCTTCTTTAGTTGAGTACTACAATAAATACGCAGAAAAGGATAAATTTGAGCTCATTTTTTACACCAGTGATAGAAGTGAAAAAGCCTCTGAGAAATACATGCAAGATTACAAGATGCCTTGGCCGACAGTTAAGTTCAGTAAGATGAAGTATGTGGACCTAAAAAAATACGGTGGCAATGGCATCCCCTGCTTAGTCTTAATTGATAAAGAAGGTAAAGTTCTTGCTCATAGCTATGAAGGTAAAAAATACCGAGGCCCTTCGGTTGCCCTTAAAAAGATGGATGAATTAATGGGGCGCTAA
- a CDS encoding cell division protein FtsQ/DivIB codes for MSRSKLLAKREEKLLKMRQQLITGFTWLLCLAMVLGTLLLLVSGLRLLLLSSNPQFVLEKIQIKGNTHITPDDLIYSQLHELNVIERKINLFQVSPSDLREKLEANPAIHEVNVERILPDTLSITITEKQARAQFVKDGKIYLVSNDSTLLPYGEGKQVYLPLIAVKVEDELELGEKINTEENQPVFDFLNYYDSYAIRRNGETYFPSQIFKVARIRQDPKGDLVLFLRQSGISDNFKIARNNVLIKLDSSELALSLDRACIYLIENRIDGKAIEKYIDARSHRVFVE; via the coding sequence ATGTCCCGTTCGAAATTGCTCGCTAAGCGTGAAGAGAAACTTCTAAAAATGCGCCAGCAGCTTATTACTGGTTTCACTTGGCTGCTCTGTTTAGCCATGGTTCTCGGTACTCTTTTACTCTTAGTTTCCGGATTGCGCCTGCTTTTATTGAGCTCAAATCCTCAATTTGTTTTGGAGAAAATCCAAATCAAGGGCAACACTCACATTACTCCTGACGACCTTATCTACTCACAGCTTCACGAATTAAATGTCATCGAAAGAAAAATTAACCTCTTCCAGGTCTCACCCTCTGACCTTAGAGAAAAGCTTGAGGCAAATCCTGCCATCCACGAAGTTAACGTCGAACGCATTTTACCTGATACTCTTTCAATCACGATCACAGAAAAGCAAGCTCGTGCTCAATTTGTAAAAGATGGTAAAATCTACCTCGTCAGTAACGACTCCACGCTACTCCCCTATGGAGAAGGAAAACAAGTCTACCTACCTTTAATTGCCGTGAAAGTGGAAGACGAACTCGAACTCGGAGAAAAAATCAATACTGAAGAAAATCAGCCCGTTTTTGATTTCCTAAACTATTACGACAGCTACGCCATTAGACGAAATGGTGAAACTTATTTCCCCTCACAAATCTTTAAAGTTGCTCGAATTAGGCAAGACCCAAAAGGGGATCTCGTGCTCTTTCTCAGGCAATCTGGCATTAGCGATAATTTTAAAATTGCTCGCAATAATGTCCTTATAAAACTCGATAGCTCCGAACTCGCTTTGAGTTTGGATCGCGCATGTATCTACTTAATTGAAAATCGCATCGATGGCAAAGCTATTGAAAAGTATATCGATGCACGTTCACATAGGGTTTTTGTCGAATGA
- a CDS encoding Fur family transcriptional regulator yields the protein MKKNQIGLRKTKQRELILEIISSAQGPVSVNEIALLLEQRDQSIGIATIYRTVNLLLENELIQCVRLQDAVQRYEQTNIPHHHHFHCNECDKVYDLEGCYLHLHESTLKEGHLVNSHEITFRGVCKDCQESS from the coding sequence ATGAAAAAAAATCAAATTGGTCTAAGAAAAACAAAGCAAAGAGAACTTATCCTAGAAATCATTAGCTCTGCTCAGGGGCCGGTTTCTGTCAATGAAATTGCCCTTCTTCTTGAACAGCGCGATCAAAGTATAGGTATCGCAACTATCTACAGAACCGTGAATTTACTTTTGGAAAACGAACTCATTCAATGCGTCCGCCTACAAGATGCGGTTCAACGTTATGAACAAACGAATATTCCACACCACCACCATTTTCACTGTAATGAATGTGATAAAGTCTACGACCTTGAAGGTTGCTACTTACATCTTCACGAGTCCACTTTAAAAGAGGGCCACTTAGTCAACTCTCACGAAATAACTTTTCGTGGCGTCTGCAAAGACTGTCAAGAAAGTTCTTAA
- a CDS encoding fumarate hydratase: MADFSYSPIFQFGKDETQYKFIGKEGVSSVSCGDQEFLKVEPEALQKMACEAFYDVSHFLRAKHLDSLSSILRDPEASENDKFVASQLLKNAVIAAQKVLPSCQDTGTAIIMGKKGERVITGFDDAEALSRGVHEIYTKANLRFSQVAPLDMYTEKNTGTNLPAQIDIYSTQGDEYKFLMLAKGGGSANKTYLYQKTKALLNEVSMLEFVKTHITDLGTAACPPYHLALVIGGTSAEMNLKTVKLASAGYLDTLPTEGDMTGRAFRDTKLEEQILQISRECGLGAQFGGKYFCHDVRVIRLPRHGASCPVGMGVSCSADRNIKGKITKEGVFIEQLEEHPEKHLPDTANNPAERVEVIDLNLDDPMADNLAKLKDSPVMTRVNLSGTIIVARDIAHAKLKERLDAGEDMPDYMKQYPVYYAGPAKTPEGLASGSFGPTTAQRMDPYVDPFQEAGGSMIMLAKGNRSKQVREACGKYGGFYLGSIGGPAAILGKDVITKVEVQEYEELGMEAIWKIQVKDFPAFVIINNKGEDFFAGI, from the coding sequence ATGGCAGACTTCAGCTACAGTCCCATCTTCCAGTTTGGGAAAGATGAAACCCAGTACAAATTTATCGGCAAAGAAGGCGTCAGCTCCGTTTCATGCGGCGATCAAGAATTTCTCAAAGTAGAACCTGAAGCTCTTCAAAAAATGGCTTGCGAAGCTTTCTATGACGTCAGTCATTTTCTAAGAGCGAAACACCTCGACTCACTCTCATCTATTCTCCGTGATCCAGAAGCCTCTGAAAATGATAAATTCGTTGCTAGCCAACTTCTAAAAAATGCTGTGATTGCCGCACAAAAAGTTTTACCTTCTTGCCAAGATACGGGAACGGCGATCATCATGGGTAAAAAGGGCGAGCGCGTCATCACTGGTTTTGACGATGCTGAAGCACTTTCACGCGGTGTCCACGAAATTTACACCAAAGCTAATTTGCGCTTTTCGCAAGTTGCTCCCCTCGATATGTATACAGAGAAAAACACTGGCACTAATCTCCCTGCCCAAATTGATATTTACTCGACTCAAGGCGATGAATACAAATTCCTCATGCTGGCTAAAGGTGGCGGTTCAGCCAACAAAACTTACCTCTACCAAAAAACTAAGGCGCTTCTCAACGAAGTCTCAATGCTCGAGTTTGTTAAAACCCATATTACTGACCTTGGTACAGCTGCCTGTCCTCCTTACCACTTAGCACTCGTTATTGGTGGAACTTCAGCAGAAATGAATCTCAAAACAGTAAAACTTGCTTCTGCTGGTTACCTCGACACACTCCCTACTGAAGGTGACATGACTGGTCGCGCTTTCCGTGATACTAAACTCGAAGAACAAATCCTCCAAATCTCACGTGAGTGTGGCTTGGGTGCTCAATTCGGTGGCAAGTATTTCTGTCACGATGTGCGCGTCATTCGTCTTCCACGTCACGGTGCTTCTTGCCCCGTTGGCATGGGTGTCTCATGTTCTGCGGACCGTAATATAAAAGGTAAAATCACTAAAGAAGGTGTCTTCATCGAGCAACTCGAAGAACACCCAGAAAAACACCTCCCAGATACAGCGAATAACCCCGCCGAAAGAGTTGAAGTTATTGATCTGAATCTCGATGATCCCATGGCTGACAACTTAGCTAAACTCAAAGACTCTCCAGTCATGACCCGTGTCAATCTATCAGGAACAATCATTGTTGCCCGTGATATTGCTCACGCTAAACTCAAAGAGCGTTTAGATGCGGGTGAAGACATGCCGGATTACATGAAACAATACCCTGTTTATTATGCGGGCCCCGCAAAAACACCAGAAGGCCTTGCCTCGGGTTCATTTGGCCCCACCACTGCTCAGCGCATGGATCCCTACGTCGACCCTTTCCAAGAAGCTGGTGGCAGCATGATTATGCTTGCAAAAGGTAATCGTTCCAAACAAGTACGTGAAGCTTGCGGTAAATATGGCGGCTTCTATCTTGGCTCCATCGGTGGCCCAGCCGCAATCCTCGGTAAAGACGTCATCACTAAAGTTGAAGTTCAAGAATACGAAGAACTCGGCATGGAAGCGATTTGGAAAATCCAAGTAAAAGATTTCCCTGCTTTTGTTATCATCAACAATAAGGGTGAAGACTTCTTCGCAGGAATTTAA